A segment of the Carya illinoinensis cultivar Pawnee chromosome 1, C.illinoinensisPawnee_v1, whole genome shotgun sequence genome:
aaatttgaccaaatggttaataaaaaaggaagcagcaaaaaaaaaattacatcattggtaaataaataaacaaaagaagcagcaaaagaaaataaaaaaaagaagtagaaaaataaaaataaaaattgcaacattggcaaataaataaaatattataaaaagtactacAAGTACTTGTGGGTCCCATTATACTACTAACTATAGCAAAGtcaaactaatctcatctcatctctaaaaacaaacacatatttcatcttatctcatctcatctcaacatatctcaaaattttttatctcatctcatctctaaaaacaaacacatatttcatctaatctcatcttatttcatctcatctcaatatattttaaaaaattttatcttatttcatctcatctgtaaaaacaaacgaggccttagTGTGTAGTGGGTTCACGACATTACTTGTACCTAATAGAACTGATCATTTATACTTGAAGCACAACTTACTCTAAATGGCCGTGATACacattcttcttttttattgggTTAAGGGTTATGGACACTATTTCAGAATTCTATAAATGGTagtaaaatgaatttaattaagatgctttattaggttttgaaaaataaaagatataaagttgaatagtaataatataaagagaaaaatgtgtttaaatataatttttattttgaaatttgaaaaaattatattaattttagtgttttgttttaaagtttgtaaaGCTATAATGATTAGacgaaaaaattgaatatttgaaattcaaaagtgtttcgtatttgagtgatatttgatatgaaaattgtaagaagttttaaaattttttaagaatttctcatctcatttcattatccaaacttATCCTAAATGATTTGACATATGACAATTTGTCTCTcgttcctttttcaattttgtttgcTTTATTTGGACTTTGGGTGTGGTCTGTATTTAAAACATTCTCTATTGTTTATATAGTATACATGAAATGTAAATTAGTTGATGAAATGCTCAAAAAAGGAGCCCCATCCGATtgtgtcaaaaaaataaaattagctaTAGTAACTCGTTAAGAGCATTGATTTTGATTTAGCCAAATGCCACTCCTGTGCTTTATTTAGCTAATATGCTATAAATTAGACTACATAAGATTATCCAACTTAAAGCCATCCAGCCCATGAATCACAATAATGCCATCCCAATCTATAAATATGATTGACTACTATACGAAGGCtatatgattattaattaaaatataatcgaTAGAAgtgtaaattataataaaaatagattagattaaaaataataattattaatcttttatttttataaaaagaataaatagataatttaatgtaaaaatatgttttgaatgaacaatcaaaagtcaaaatatgtgatattagtcaaaatttgatttttgaaattacTAATCCAATGAAATGCTTGAAATATAGAGTGAACTATTCATTCATTATCTCTCCCTCcagctttttttcttctttttttctttgggaAAACCTTCAAATGGGATTTAGTATAAAAGTGGATTTTACACCCTCCAATAAGAGGGAAACACGTCCTATTTCTATTGTTCTTACCATAGAACCAATTATAACAGATAAAAGTCactctttatcattttccttcccACCACAGACCCATTACTCGCTCAAAAtccatttttagtttttacatCTTTCTTCTTACCGTAATACGTAGACCCATGAGCCCCTCAAAGCCATCTATGTCCTCACAGGCCGTTGAAGTTCAGCACGATTGTCTCTCTCGGTTGATCTCCGACGCTTTTGTCTCcgaacactctctctctctctctccgtctaTTAGCACAGTAATCTCATTTTCCATTAGAGACGAATCACACAAAgtgtggttaaaaaaaaaaaagaattttattttatatggcctttttaaaattaaatagtgtggtaaatttatcttctaatgTGAACATTTATGGTGATACTGGAGATGGAACGTCGGTTTTTTACGCCAtacttcatctttctttttgaCTTTTCGGTGTTTTTAATCAATTTCtgcttgtattttttatttttgattttctcACTTCATGTTGAGTTATGTGAGATCTACTTCTTCTATGCAGTCGATTGGTTTTGTTGGTCATGAGATTGCTCTTATTGGTTTAATCACAGCAAATCATCCATCAATCGCCGAAATGATACCCAACGAGAATAGTTGTTGTTGCAGTGGAGTGAGATGCTGAAATGACGGCTAATATTGTGCCAAAATGAAGCCCAATAGATGATAGCGGGGGAGTGGGAATATAATAGGCGGAGAGAGGAAGTATGGTTAAACCCATAGCTGCGAAGAAGGCCTCTtgaatgaggaggaggaggcggagagagagagggggagagagagagagagagatttggttGGGACGGAGAAAGAGACGAAGACGAAGGTAATGACAAAATTAATACAGATTTACTGCATGCAATTGTATTGTTAAGGTTGTTAGAATCCTTACGTGTTTGCTTATTATTTGTCGGTGTAAAATAGGGAAAGCCACCAGTTCGACGCCCAACtcctccatttttcttttactatttCCTGCTATGGTGGCATCCTACATTATAGGGATATGCATCTGGACCGAATTTTTATACGGTTTAATCTGGAAATTTGGATCCAAGTGAATCCGGGTAGTTATCTGCCCGGATTACACCCGGGCAGTTGTTATAAACTTGGATCCGATTTTATAACTCGGTAACCTGTAACTGGGTTATACACCCGGtcattttttttctccaaaACGACATTGTTTCTCTCACATTTCAAACGAATCTCAGTGTCTCACTCTTCGATCTTCTCTCACGCTCGTCAGTCGTCTCTCATGTTCTCAACCCCAGCCGTGGCGATTGCTATTGCATTTGCAAATCCGTCCTTCTCTGTCTCGAAACCTAAGGtatgttaatctctctctctctatttggaTGGAtccatttttttagatttatggtTGATTTTCGCTTGAGTTAGAAAATCTTACTTCTCGCTATCTCCATATATTTTGTCTAAACTTATTCTGATTTAGTAATACATGCATTTACGTGGAAGTCCCAAAAGAAATTGCAAGATTTAGCCTTTAAATCTTGGGGTTTGCATCATCTAGCGTCAAGAACCAATGGTTGTTGATAAATAGCTTTTGAGaaatatatgaatttaaatGTTATTTCCCAAAAGTGCAGCAGTTGTTGGTATATAAATTAGATAGATTTTTAAAGCTAGGAAGGCCGGGATTTCTCAGTTTGCCTGGGGCCATGGCCTCCTCCACTTGCTGTAAATTATTTCATCCCGTTAAAAGCTGACTAGGTAGTAGTACCGTAATTCTAAGAGAATGCAGGTTTTTCTATGCATTTAACCTCTGGCTGCACCTAATGATTGTTGAGAAATAGCATTTgagaatatttgataaaagataaaataataaaaatttaaaaaaaatgtagagtGTGAaatgttgggaggttgtgaagattttttcttaCTAATTTATTGAATGCTCTTTATTAGGTGTGGTCCGCCCAACATGTCCTTGGGATATCTTATTATGAAAACGAGACACGTCACCCTCCATCGTTATCACGGAGAATTAGTCCATTACAACCCATGCCAAGAACAAAATACGAAGTCTCGACTTCGGAATTCCAAGCAGCAAAGAGCGGTAATATTTCACAAACTGGACTACATCCACACACAGGCACGCATCCAACAAAAGGAAGAACATTAAGCAGATCATCAGTTAGCCCCTCCAGTTGTCTTTCCGTCGGCGTATCTCCTGGAGAGCTTCAACAGGAGATCGACAACCAACCCTCGCCTGTAAAATATAGCCAACGTCTATATAAGGTCATACCAAAAGCTTTCCATTGTCAGTTAAATGGTTGCCGAATACCAAATAACATAACAAGTGCAacatatcttatttttttatgaatttccaTCTCTTCAATATGTGGATACAATGCAACCGTAAACAATACTAGTGGTAATTCTTAAAAGAGAAAGTAAACCTGGATTTCTGGTTGATCAACCCTCATGAATGGATTCGTTTCTATTTCTTCCTCGATGGTTGAGGGAATGGTGGGGAGGCCTGCTTGCCGCTGATGCAGAGCCCATGTTATCTTTTGTTGTATCTTCACATTATCTGGTTCAACTGTCAGAGCAAACTGCAAGTTTTTCACTGTGTACTGGAGAAAATACACGACAGTAACATTAAATTCCAGACAGAAAACTCCGATaagaaacaattttatttttctgataagTAACTTGAACTTTGAAGATAGGAAGCGGACTTTagattaacttttttatttttttgataagtaagaaactttattgaagagaatgaaactaggcaaagcccatgtacataagaagtatacaaaatgagacacctaattacattctagaaaactaaaaaaatacaaaaaactcaTTAACATTCCCTCCCTTAagaacaatagcagaaaaccactgAATAAGAGAGAACACAGAAATTCCAGATTTCCCTCACTGCTCTCTTCTTATTGTTGAAACACCTATCATTCCTTTCcgtccaaatgcaccacattatTTGGACCACATTAGGCACAAAGCTATCAATCTCCACGCCTTAGCCAGTTGAGAGCTATTATGATGCCTATTCCAAAAAGCTAATAAATCCACCAAActcttaggcataacccaacaCAACCTAGCCCTACTGAAAATGCCAATCCATTACTCCCTGGCCACttcacaatgtaaaagtaaatggtcaatAGATTCTCCATTACAACACCACTCCAAAACAATACCACGTTTCCTTAGATTATCAACTGTCAAAATCTTCCCAAGAGCAGCACTTTAGATGAACTTTGAAATCTCCACACTTTATTTCTTTAGTTTTCTGCTATTGCACTCAATGGAACTACTGCTCAATTGTTTCTTGTATCATTTTCTGGTACCTAGAATGTAACTGGGTGTTTTATTTTGTATACTCCCTGAGTAATTGGACAACgcctgttttatttgttttaacataatttatcttacctataaaaacaattagtAACTATGATAAGAAATATGAGTAACAAAGAAGTAAGCTCTGTCAAATCCGAttgtaataaaattaatatcaatAAATGTGATCAAGGACATACTCCTATTGTTTTAAGGTTTCTCCACACCGCCCAATGGTGCCCAATGGATGTTTTTAGCCACTAATTCATATAAATTTAGCAAGACTTTTGGGTTAAACGTATAATTGGTCCCCAGGTTTTGCTCATTTTAAAGAAGCCATACGATTTCAAGCACTCATTTAGGTACTTGGatcatttttcaaaagagtCATTCTGGCCAATCTTTGTGTATAACTCTAACAAGGTGCCAATTAAGCACCAATATAATTGTGacatgtgtcctcaccatgtcAGCTCTACCTTAAACGTAAAATATTAATGACAACACTATTGCATCAAGGAGTTGGCCCAAGTGGGAAAAGCCTTGATCTTGGAGTACCACTCccctcaaggtccaaggttcaacacctcatgggtgcaacaTATTTTGGGGCCAtaccccctggtgaaaagccagcgatttaactaGTTCTGTATAGGAAAACTTCCCAGAGTGCAGTGCATGGGACCGGGGTCTACTCTACAGGGGTAGGTCCGAAGGgcccctgccttggagaggttccccgacattattacctaaaaaaaaaaaaaaaaaattcacaatcaaAATGGACAGATTGAACATTTTgaatcaaaatgaaattttcaaGTACCTATTACATATTGAAGCCATGGACTAATTATGTATTGAACCTGAGAAGTTTTATAATTCAGCAGGATGTTTTTTAAGGCTAAAAATTCACAATTCATATTGAGGATTCTCTAATTGAAAGGGAAAATGTTCAAGACGGTAGGATAAATTTGGATATCGGCAGAGTACAATTCATGGTGTTTTGCAGTAACTGAAGGCCTTCAACAGGCTGGTAACACCACTTGAACCAAGAAGTGTTCTACGGAAAACTGGCTTCTGATGATTTAGGGAGCCATTGGTGTGGATGTGAGaaaaaccatttttttaaataagtggaTGTGAGGAAAACCATTCCAATGCCTACTTTTCTCATCAATAAAGTTCTCCTTCACTAATAAAAAACCGTTCCAAAAAAGATTTGAACTTTTTGGGGAATTGTGCGCAATGGCTGGACAGAGTTCTAGCAACTAACGCAACATGACCAGATGAAATAGCACAACAGGTTGGTTCCTAAAGGTCACCCAGCATAAGTTTCAGCTTTTCTCAGCCCAACAATTTTTTCCCCGTTATCTGATTGAACCACACCCATGTGTATGCCTGGTGGAATAGAAACTAACCGGGGATTGTTGATAGCAATAATGTCAAATGCAAGAGTAGAAATCTGAAATCACAATGTACAAACACCTCTAAATCTTGGCTACAAATAATtggattaattattaattaatccaGTTCCCAGAACAAACAATGTTGATGAAAGCCATAGGCGCACTTCAGCACAAGTGCCATATAGAGACTAGGTGCAACATGCAAGCGCACACCTGACTGAAGTGTgcatttataaaaatgatatatatagtaaccaaaaaatataaaatacacttaaaaaaagtttcaaaaagcaAGACTAATATGTTTAGCCAATTAACTcatgtacataaaatttaaacataacatttttttataattaatttaaacatagcattttatataaatttcttgTGCTTTGCTAAATATAAGCTTGTCTGGCATGTATAAACCATACCAAAAAGGCCATAACCACAACAGCTCACGAACATTAGGTATTGACTTCTATGCTAACATAAGTAATCAAGTACAACCCATCTAGGAAGCCAACTTGTACCACCATATCCGGTTCAAAGCATATAAACCATATATGCAACATGCAACGCTGTGGTACTGGTATGTAAATGATCTTCAATatcaacaaatacttaagaatATTTGCTTATATAATTTTCTAGGtcttgaattgatatttaatatttttcttcaaaaattttgcaaaagcACATTTTGTTACCTTTAAGCTCACACAAAAGCACTTTTTGTAAATGTGCTTTGCTTTTGGTATGCAAATCGCTTCAGCCTTGGTGCTTTGTGCTTAAACACACTTATACTAACATCGAGATCAAACCAAAGAAAGGACATCAAAACTCTCATACCTCGTGGCCACAATACACTCTAGTTGGCTTGGGCAATGAACCCAGTGTTACACATAGTGATTGATACATCTGCTCTGCTGTTCCCTCAAAAAATTTCCCACAACCAGCAATAAACTGCAATAAACGAGTGATAATTATTGCTAACGAACTTTTGGTTGTAAACAAAACGAGACATTGTTACTGACCAGAAACTTGCCAGGAATACATAATTTAGGAATTTGAGACTTCAAATCTCATTTGCACAGATATGATATCCacatcataattttttaagaaaataattcatGTAGCCTTGCCCAGAATATTTGCTATCCAGGACATCCCCCCtcaatatctctctctctctctctccccgttcCCCTCCAGAAAAATGAAGGATCACAACTGTCCACTATCTTAGAGAAAAATTTTCTGTTGCTGAGCTCAAATATACTGCAAAGATAAATCATCAATATTGTTTCTCCTCATTTTTCCTATCCCTGCCCTCTCCaatcaaaagaaaatagttGATCCCGATTCGACATTAGAAGTATATTGATCTCTATCCAATAACCAAATACTTTTGTCTGTAAATACCGCATAGTTGATTCCATTCAGAAATATATTTTCTTCCCTATGAGTTTCAGTCTCAATAAGACTGCTAGTTCTGACTGCTCATATGTTATGATATGAATATACCATGCTAATATGTATGGATGATGAAATTCCATTTATAGTGCCAATCCCAACAGACTTATTGAAGGGTCCCAATACCagaacagaaaataaaaaaaggttttcGTCTAATCATATGACACCTATTGAAAAATGattacacatacacacacaaaaaataaaaataaaaatctccaaTCAACTTACCAATGTGTCTCCAGTGAAAACAGCtagttcttcttcctctttgctGGTCAGGTAATAACTAATATGACCTTTGGTGTGACTGATGAAAGAGCCCAAAGACAGACAAAgtcaaaaagaataaagaagctAGGCATGAATGCATAAAAACGTaaacaaaagattaaaaaaaaaaatcaagaagaaatgataatatatatatatatatttttaagaaagaCAGTTTTATTAATACAAATGAAATCGGTGAAGCCCAtctacacaggaagtatacaaagaaGTGATAAAACGAATATAAGAATCTGCTGTGTCCATCCTTATATGGTGGCAAGGCATCATACGGGCAGCATTACCTCTAGGTTCAAGTGTTTCTTTTGCCAAGTTTAGATACTCATgcatataatacaaattaaaacaaagggAACTCTATCTGAAAGGAAGATAAAAAAGCATCTTATAATAAGCTGAGTTAATCCAGAATGCAAGATCCAAAAGATTTGGAGAGACAACATACTGTTTTCTCAACAAATGTTGATACAGAGAAGTGGTTACACAAACATAAAGAATGTCGATTCTTGCATACAAAGTGAATGGCATCAAtgataaatttgtaaaatgtGTTTAGTAGAACTGAATTAAGTTTGGAAGAGCAAATTCCTTTTTTCAATAACTAAATCATGATTAGCAAGCTGAAAGCGGAAATACAGTTTATCCAATGCGGGTATGTCAGAAAATCAAAAACTTCAATACAAGTTATTTGTAAAGGAAAACCTCCTAGCGGTCAGGGTTCAATTTGTCTTTCCCAAAACCAGCCACAATATGTCACTTCATGAATCGATTCTCATGAAAAAATTAGTGAGAGAATTagaaaatatgtaaaatgaCAGGGCATCTGGTTGGTTAGGAAGAATTTATACCTTAATGACTCATAAGAAAGTCAGGTACTACGAGCTAAAGTTTAGATAGATTTTAATTTCTGTCCTGTTTTCCCCGAATAGAGAAGTTGCTAATTGGCTGAATATACGTACTAGAACTAGGTTGCAAATGGAACTCGATTCCACCCCAAACATAGTCCATTACAAAATGAATAAACAATTGGTCAAGGGCGAAGGAAAGCCGAGCGGGGGAAAAGCAGAACAACCGTACCAAGGTGTGTGAAGACAGAGTATATTGATATGAGCCCCAAGGACGAGCTTATCACCGTTTTCCACTTGATCAGTGCAACCCTTCACATTATCGTGCGAACCACCATAGACCTTAATCCCAGGTACCAGCTGCTTTATCTTATCATTTCCACCAGCGTGATCCCTATTAGAATACCGGCgttaaattgaaaattaaaaactatgcCAAAGGCAACGAATATCCAGGGGTCTATATTTGGCAAAAATAGAAAGCGTAAATCAGACTGAACAAAATCGTGATGGAATATCTGGGGGTGAGTGTTTCTGTGAAAACTGTTCTTTAAGGGGGAGAAGAGTGGTGAATCTGTGATACCAGTGATGGTGGGTGGTGAGAACGAGCTTGAGAAGGACGCCATGTTGTTTGGCAGCTTCTACAACTTTCTCAGCCTCCACGGGATCCACTGCTGCGGCTTCTTTCGAGCTCTCATCGACGATGCTGCAAGTGCAAACCCTAAGTCCAGCAACACGAAGCTAAATAGgaagtaaaaaatattgtggagaatCGGAGATCTATCGTCGTTCGTTTTAATTTGGCAGCAACGTGTAATGaaccatcaaaacaaaaatagtcaCATATCGAAGACAGCTTTGAAAAATTGAAGCAAAAAAACGAGTCTAGATTACAGACAGGTAGGAGTAGTTGTCCTCCAAGCACGGAACCGAGTAAACCTTCATCTGAATATCGCCGGCTGCTGGCTTGTCCCTCTTCTACAATGTTGCTTCTGGGATCGTCCACTCAAACACCCGATTACAAAACAGAAATGCTACGGACAACCGTGGTTGCGTCCCCGTCGCGGCCTCGCGTCCACGTGTAAAAAGGAAACGACGTCACTTTGTTCCTTTCTCATTTCCCCCCCTTTCCTTCCTTTCCTCACCAGTAACTCGAGCACCAGTTTCACCCACGAACCAGCCAACAAGCTCTTACCTGTCAAAAGTTAGCCTCcttctcttcatcttttttCAGTTAAActttagataaaatttttttggaaCAATAGAATGGAAATAGGAATACGATAGAATTTTTGGGTTATGGGAGACTTTGTTTTTTGGTGGGGGCTGGTTTTTAGTATGCTTTGTTGGGTGAATATATGCTGAATGTAGAAATGGAGTACTGCGTCAAAGCGAGAGCATTCAAATCAAGTTTACTTGGAAAATTGGCCATGAAGTCGACGCAGCAGGTGATGTTGGAGGACTGCTTGGGTGTTGGTGGGGTTCCGAGCGAAGATTTCTCCATCGACGACCTTCTGGACTTGTCGAATGCCGAGTTTGAAGACGGGTACGTCGTGGAacaagaagaggaagatgaagaagtggagAAATGTTCTCTTTCAAGCTGTTCCTCTCAAGACCAGGCCGATGAGGATAGTTCCAATTCTACAAATTTCTCCGGCACAGCTGAGTCTAAGTCTCATCTCGCCAGCGAGCTTGCCGTTCCGGTAAGTTTCTTAGAAGAAAACGATAgttgttttgcttgttttttttttttttcccttaaaaaaTCCCAtagaatttagaaattaattgcttttttttttgggttttacaGGATGATGATTGGTGGAGCTAGAATGGGTTTCTCGCATCATGGATGATTATCTGCTGGATTTCTCTCTTTCGTACGCTGCCGGGAAATAGAAAACCGAGACTTGTATAATAAACCAGTTAGAACCGGAGACTAGACGAAGGTCGACATCAACAAAACTTTCAGTTTTTCCCTCCCTGGTTCCGTCTAAAGCTAGAAGCAAATGGCCCAGATCAACTAATCACGTTTGGCTTGGGTCCCCACTCTCGGAGTCACCTTCACCATCTTCAGCATCTTCTCCTGGGTTTTCTTCGACACATTGTCTTATCTTTGCCAACACGGTCCAAAAACATGGAGTTTTTTACTTTTGATCTCAGATGCGGAAAAGGGGGAAGGAAAGGAAGGAGGAAACGAGAAATGAGTAAAACGATGCCGTTTTCTTTTTACACGTGGACGTGAGGCCGCGGCGGGGACGCAACCACGGTTGTCTATAGCATTTTTGATtacaaaatatctcaaaaaGTCCGGTCTCAACCGGTTTTGGGAACCCACGTCATCGTTGTCCTATTTCCAATACGGCATCGTATATCATTTAGTTTAAAAACCAATCTCTATCACATTTAATATTCGTTTAGTTATTTACTTAGTTTTCATTTTCCCTCTCGAAGGTTCGAgaccctccccctccccccttcCCATCGTCTTCCCCATTTTGCCTTCCATCTCAGTCGCTAGTCTTCGTCCCTCCATCCAAGTCACTGGCgctttcttcttcgtcttctcctCGGTAGACCCACAAACCTAAACCCAAACCCAAGTTTCAGATTCGTACCACGATCCACAAACCCTAGCCTATTCCCACGAACCAGAGCCATAAGCCCTATCATCCTCTTCAGCAGATCTGAAATCTGAAACCCGCTCAAAGAGCAGTCCCCGTAGGCCATTGGTCTTCATCTTCAACTCGAACCCAAGACCCAGAAACCCACATTTGGCATCTCGTACCGAAGAGCCCACGAACCACAAAGCCCTGTTGTCTTCTTCATCAGATCTGAAATGTGAACCCCGCATAGCACCGacagaaaccctaaccctaacaccgacaaaaaccctaaccctaacatCGAGTTTAAAATCTGGTTAGTTTTCAGGGACTTTCgttgttgttttggttttagtttccaACATTCTCATGCTATACATACTTAGTCATGTGTCATTGTTAATTTTTTGGGTGCAATGTAtgaattgtttgtttttttgtttttctttttataataaaactattaaatttGATATGGTCATTTGACACTCCATTGTAGACTTCTCAACATAGCTAACACGTCAATGTCTTCTGCTTCATTTACTGAAAATGGCTATTAATTAGTGGTTGAAATGTCCTTTTTGTTGAAAATGTCTATTAATTTTCAGTTGAAAGgtccttgtttttgtttttgttttattcctcCTCTAAGTTATAATAATTTCACAACACTTTATGTTAAACCACTAATATATGGTAAATAGAAATTGACTCTAGTGTAGATGGAGATGTGTTTGCAGTAACTAGAAAATTATAGTCAATGTTGCTTAAAATTGGGTTGCGTTATGTTGGGTTAGTATTAGGTCATTAAACTGGAAATTATTTatgtcaaaacaataataatcgTCATAACCCAAATTTGAAATGCCAAACCAAAATTCTTTGGGCTGATTGGACACGACCACACCAATTTGTTTATCTACTTTGATTGAATAGTGGCTCAAACTCAATTGGTTTTGTTTATCTAATTTGATTGAACAGTGGCTCTACACCGCTTGGTTTTGTTTATCTTTTTGTACTTTTTGTATCTAATATAATTGAACAGTGGCTCTTGATTTGTTTATGTATCCTTTATTTGATTGAGCAGTGGCTCAAACTCAATTGGTTTTGTTTATCTAATTTGATTGAACAGTGGCTCTGCACCAATTAGATTTGGGTATCTAATATGATTGAACAAAGGCTCTACACCACTTGGATTTGTTTATCTAATATGATTAAATAGTGGCTCTACACCACTTGAATTTGTTTATCTACTTTGATAGAATAGTGGCTCTACACCACTTGGTTTTGTTTATCTTTTTGTACCTTTTGTAGCTACTTTGATTGAACAGTGCCTCCACACCAATTGGTTTTGTTTATCTACTTTGATTGAACAGTGGCTCTACACCACTTGGTTTTGtttatctttttgtattttttgtagCTACTTTGATTGAACGGTGCCTCTACATCAATTGATTTTGTTTATCTACTTTGATTGAACAGTGGCTCTACACCACTTggttttatttatctttttgtaCTTTTTGTATCTACTTTGATTGAACAGTGCCTCTACACCAATTGGATTTGTTTATCTACTTTGATTGAACAATGGCTCTATACCACTTGGTTTTGTTTATCTTTTTGTAGCTACTTTGATTGAACAGTGCTTCTACACCAATTGGTTTTGTTTATCTACTTTGATTCTACACCACTTGGTTTTGTTTatctttttggattttttgtaGCTACTTTGATTGAACAATGCCTCTACATCAATTGGTTTTGTTTATCTATGCTGATTGAACAGTGGCTCTACACCACTTGGTTTTGTTTATCTTTTTGTACTTTTTGTATCTACTTTGATTGAACAGTGTCTTTACATCAATTGGATTTGTTTATCTATTTTGATTGAACAGTGGCTCTACAACCAACCTTTATTTTTTTCGTTTATGTTATATATCTTTTGAATATTGGTTcataaaaattcacaacatcattcatcaattggttttgtttatttatgttGATTGAACAGTAGCTCTATACCACTTGGTTTTGTTTATCTTTTTGTACTTTTTGTATCTACTTTGATTGAACAGTGTCTTTACATCAATTGGATTTGTTTATCTACTTTGATTGAACAGTGGCTCTACAACCAACCTTTATTTTTTTCGTT
Coding sequences within it:
- the LOC122292936 gene encoding hydroxyacylglutathione hydrolase cytoplasmic isoform X1, whose product is MKVYSVPCLEDNYSYLIVDESSKEAAAVDPVEAEKVVEAAKQHGVLLKLVLTTHHHWDHAGGNDKIKQLVPGIKVYGGSHDNVKGCTDQVENGDKLVLGAHINILCLHTPCHTKGHISYYLTSKEEEELAVFTGDTLFIAGCGKFFEGTAEQMYQSLCVTLGSLPKPTRVYCGHEYTVKNLQFALTVEPDNVKIQQKITWALHQRQAGLPTIPSTIEEEIETNPFMRVDQPEIQARVGCRSPVEALQEIRRRKDNWRG
- the LOC122292936 gene encoding hydroxyacylglutathione hydrolase cytoplasmic isoform X2, whose product is MKVYSVPCLEDNYSYLIVDESSKEAAAVDPVEAEKVVEAAKQHGVLLKLVLTTHHHWDHAGGNDKIKQLVPGIKVYGGSHDNVKGCTDQVENGDKLVLGAHINILCLHTPCHTKGHISYYLTSKEEEELAVFTGDTLFIAGCGKFFEGTAEQMYQSLCVTLGSLPKPTRVYCGHEVIMSGNLSKAGALRTYPCRVDPGPMHCTLGSFPIQN
- the LOC122292945 gene encoding GATA transcription factor 5-like, yielding MLNVEMEYCVKARAFKSSLLGKLAMKSTQQVMLEDCLGVGGVPSEDFSIDDLLDLSNAEFEDGYVVEQEEEDEEVEKCSLSSCSSQDQADEDSSNSTNFSGTAESKSHLASELAVPDDDWWS